The following are encoded together in the Thermoanaerobaculia bacterium genome:
- a CDS encoding universal stress protein, producing MPPRTLRLLVAIDFSPESKLAYEVARDLALRTGASLTLAHVRPYSDVGAAVSEDRGDLLKRKGKALAAGLRTHYAERFASIARGTGKVRHLLLRGKPSLELRREARKGYDVLAIGSRGRGRVASALLGSTVRELLAGCPIPVLVAPPGLRR from the coding sequence ATGCCTCCCCGCACGCTTCGGTTGCTCGTCGCGATCGACTTTTCGCCCGAGTCGAAGCTCGCCTACGAGGTGGCCCGAGATCTCGCCCTCCGGACGGGAGCATCGCTGACGCTCGCGCACGTCCGGCCCTATTCCGACGTGGGCGCCGCGGTGTCCGAGGATCGCGGAGACCTTCTGAAAAGGAAGGGGAAGGCGCTGGCCGCCGGACTGCGGACCCATTACGCCGAGCGGTTCGCCTCGATCGCGAGGGGAACGGGGAAGGTGAGGCACCTTCTGCTCCGCGGAAAGCCCTCCCTGGAGCTTCGGCGAGAAGCGAGGAAGGGGTACGACGTGCTCGCGATCGGGAGCCGGGGACGCGGCCGGGTCGCATCGGCTCTCCTCGGCAGCACCGTCCGGGAGCTCCTCGCCGGCTGCCCGATCCCGGTCCTCGTTGCGCCGCCCGGCTTGAGGCGCTGA
- a CDS encoding mechanosensitive ion channel domain-containing protein, whose protein sequence is MAILAGAILVALGIHHLAFSALARITARTRNLVDASIVRHARRPARLLAVFAALFLALPATPLPAALEGPVQHGAGLLLIAAVAYLVIAMTNVLDDFVSSRFDIAAADNLAARRARTRTEMLRRIVVIIVATVAAGLMLMTFPAIRRFGTSLLASAGVAGIILGLAARETISNLLAGIQVALTEPIRLDDVVVIEGEWGRIEEIRMTYVVVRIWDERRLVVPLSYFIEKPFQNWTRTTANILGAVSLHVDYTAPVEEIRQELHRILQASRLWDGKVWNLQVTAASDRTIQLRALMSASDGPRAWDLRCEVRERLIAFLQHRRPSVLPRLRAEIDRDAEPGSFPPETPDRKTDRQDS, encoded by the coding sequence ATGGCAATCCTGGCCGGCGCGATCCTCGTGGCGCTCGGGATCCATCATCTCGCCTTCTCGGCGCTCGCACGGATCACGGCGCGGACCCGCAACCTCGTCGACGCGTCGATCGTTCGACACGCCCGCCGTCCGGCGCGGCTGCTCGCCGTCTTCGCAGCCCTCTTCCTGGCGCTGCCCGCCACGCCTCTTCCCGCCGCGCTCGAAGGCCCCGTCCAGCACGGGGCCGGGCTCCTCCTGATCGCGGCCGTCGCGTATCTGGTCATTGCGATGACGAACGTCCTCGACGACTTCGTCTCGAGCCGTTTCGACATCGCGGCCGCCGACAATCTGGCGGCGCGCCGGGCGCGAACCCGCACGGAGATGCTGCGGCGCATCGTCGTCATCATCGTCGCGACGGTCGCGGCCGGGCTGATGCTGATGACGTTCCCCGCGATCCGCCGCTTCGGGACGAGCCTCCTCGCCTCGGCCGGGGTGGCGGGCATCATCCTCGGGCTCGCGGCCCGGGAGACGATCTCGAATCTTCTCGCCGGCATCCAGGTCGCGCTGACCGAGCCGATCCGCCTCGACGACGTCGTCGTGATCGAGGGGGAGTGGGGCCGCATCGAGGAGATCCGCATGACCTATGTCGTCGTCCGGATCTGGGACGAGCGGCGCCTGGTCGTGCCGCTGTCGTATTTCATCGAGAAACCGTTTCAGAACTGGACGCGGACGACGGCAAACATCCTCGGAGCCGTCTCGCTGCACGTCGACTACACGGCTCCCGTCGAAGAGATCCGCCAGGAGCTGCACCGCATCCTCCAGGCATCGCGGCTCTGGGACGGCAAAGTATGGAACCTGCAGGTGACCGCCGCCTCCGATCGGACGATCCAGCTGCGCGCGCTCATGAGTGCGTCCGACGGGCCGAGGGCGTGGGACCTGCGCTGCGAGGTGCGCGAGCGCCTGATCGCGTTCCTGCAGCACCGCCGCCCGAGCGTCCTTCCGAGACTCCGCGCCGAGATCGACCGCGACGCCGAGCCGGGCAGCTTCCCACCGGAAACACCGGATCGTAAGACCGATCGGCAAGACTCGTGA
- a CDS encoding MFS transporter encodes MSSIANPSQSYAAVLRENPDFRRIWIGQVGSLLGDWFNQVAVLSLLLRLTGSGSAAGIFYVLQMVPVFLVSPLAGRVVDHLPRKLVMIAADVSRAGVVLAFLLVDRPGRIWIVYLATFVQMGISSFFEPARNAVTPRVVRPEGLLAANALTATTWSVMLAAGAAIGGLLTAIFGERTAFLLNSASYLWSAWFVLRAVIPPIESRPHPSERGFLSGVREALRAPSLLPVLCAKALLGLAGGTGLVLAIWGERVFRFGKTAAGGIGFLFAARGIGTGIGPFIARRWGSTQGPAARRTLAWGFLICGAFLAAASLAHSALLAFLFLVGSGIGTAITWVLSTVLLQQETTDRVRGRVFAADQALVTLTISASMLATGKALDHPRWTPRGVGLGVSVVYFVGAGIYELLLLQARVRTRRLTPAAPEAGSA; translated from the coding sequence ATGTCCTCGATCGCCAACCCCTCCCAGAGCTACGCCGCGGTGCTCCGCGAAAACCCCGATTTCCGGCGCATCTGGATCGGGCAGGTCGGGAGCCTGCTCGGCGACTGGTTCAATCAGGTCGCGGTCCTGTCGCTGCTGCTCCGGCTGACCGGCTCGGGGAGCGCGGCCGGGATCTTCTACGTCCTGCAGATGGTGCCGGTCTTCCTCGTCTCGCCGCTCGCCGGCCGCGTCGTCGACCACCTTCCGCGCAAGCTCGTGATGATCGCGGCCGACGTTTCCCGCGCCGGGGTCGTGCTGGCGTTCCTGCTCGTCGACCGGCCGGGGCGGATCTGGATCGTCTATCTCGCGACCTTCGTCCAGATGGGGATCTCGTCGTTCTTCGAGCCCGCGCGCAACGCCGTGACGCCGCGCGTCGTCCGGCCCGAAGGGCTTCTCGCCGCCAACGCGCTGACCGCGACGACGTGGTCGGTGATGCTCGCCGCCGGTGCGGCGATCGGCGGGCTCCTCACCGCGATCTTCGGCGAGCGTACGGCCTTCCTCCTGAACTCCGCGAGCTACCTCTGGTCCGCGTGGTTCGTGCTCCGGGCGGTGATCCCGCCGATCGAGTCGCGTCCGCATCCTTCCGAGCGGGGGTTCCTCTCGGGAGTTCGCGAGGCGCTCCGCGCGCCCTCCCTGCTGCCGGTCCTCTGCGCGAAGGCGCTCCTCGGACTCGCCGGCGGGACGGGGCTCGTGCTCGCGATCTGGGGCGAGCGCGTTTTCCGATTCGGAAAAACGGCCGCCGGAGGGATCGGGTTCCTGTTCGCCGCCCGCGGCATCGGAACGGGGATCGGGCCGTTCATCGCGCGGCGGTGGGGGAGCACGCAGGGCCCCGCCGCGCGGCGGACCCTCGCCTGGGGATTCCTGATTTGCGGGGCCTTTCTCGCCGCGGCCTCGCTGGCGCATTCGGCTCTCCTCGCCTTCCTGTTCCTCGTCGGTTCGGGGATCGGCACCGCGATCACCTGGGTGCTCTCGACGGTGCTCCTGCAGCAGGAGACGACCGACCGCGTCCGCGGCCGCGTCTTCGCCGCCGACCAGGCGCTCGTGACGCTCACGATCTCGGCGTCGATGCTCGCGACCGGCAAGGCGCTCGATCACCCGCGCTGGACGCCCCGGGGGGTCGGGCTCGGAGTCTCGGTCGTGTATTTCGTGGGCGCGGGAATCTACGAGCTGCTCCTCCTCCAGGCGCGGGTCCGGACCCGGCGCCTGACCCCCGCCGCGCCGGAGGCCGGGAGCGCATAG